TTCCTTGTTCCACTGCTGATGTCTGTACTTTAAACTGTAGGAGTATCCTGATGAGTGCGACACACGTGGCAGCTGTCCTTGTGCTGCCATGTTATCATACCACACAccactttttctcttcttttttgccGTTTCAACTTCATGAGTATTGATATAGGGTTTCAGCGTTTCCAGTCTGTTAATATACTGACTGAGTGATCACAGTAACAAGGTGTCATGGAACATGttaaacacagaagaagaagatgacgaACCATAGTGTAATTCCTGTGTTGATTCGCTCTATGGAGTTTTAGAAATACGTGTTGTtataaaaagttgaaaaattgATTGAATAAATTTCTTTAAGGAAAAAGATGTTACAATCAGTAGTACTGTGGAAATTGAGAAACAACCTCTTGAGAGAAGAAGGCTACTACAACAGCTAAATGAGGCACGAGCCACGCAGACACTgcgagaacatgcagactccacacagaaattCCCTCAGGACCTCAGACAGTTCCTGTTCCTGAGACCTACTGTCCATCTGCAACATGAATATATGCCACTTTGCCGCCCTCGGTATATGCGCTCCGATACACCTTGGCAGTTAGACGAACTCTTTTCTGACATCACGACTCTGAAGACAATGGTCCGTTGTCCACAGGTTTATTGACATGAGAAagagtaaaactaaaacacacaaaagacataataaatacaaatgaagtgcattttctttgaccgctactttatatatttatgcttatttactttgttatttatttagtcataTGGACTTTAATGACAACCATAGCAGTGCAGTTACCAACCCGAATGACTCAATAGGccatgtgcacaaaaatatccaaactaaacattgtcacaaaaataatcacctgagatgataatgaacaataaaacaaatcaatacgtaCCAACGATGCTATCAAAAAGGTataggatgcatgcagactcaactggattgaaaagctaccaatacaaacagcagttcTGAGCCATATTCTTCATtgacttcctggttcctgtcacctgacaaattacatcacatttcctgttttcaaaataaaacatagcattgatttaacgtttgtgacaaaacagccacagaaatgtcaaattgtaaataaatgtacaataaaTGTACAAAACAATGGACAAGAAGGATTTCTCTTTCTATTCAAGTTTAATTTTTTAAGTCAACAGCTAAATTATTGACTTGAGTAACTTCTGAGTTAAACATGTTGCATATtcttattaaaaacaaacacacacgttgttaCAGTTACAATCTATACTGCAAATTTATCTAAAGACATAAAAACAAGACACCACTGACATTTGCAATGCACCCATTTCACAACCCACACAAAACGTACCACAATGTCTATCTACCCTTTGAGGTCTATCTTTAGGTctttagggttttttttcattgcaaaaatgaaagcagcacagCAATTGTTTCTTCTAAACTGGCCATCTACAACAATAATTTGACAGGTTGGCCTCTTGCTCTCTTGAACACCAGCAGACAATGGCAAAGTGCagagcactggccacaacacactggtagaacatctccaacaacaacaacatcctcAAGAAAAAGAGTCGACTCTTCCCCTTCTTGTAAACAGAGTTGATGTTGGCCTTCcggttcagtctgttgtcgatggagacacccaaGTACTTGAACTCCTCCACTATGTCCACTTCCTCACCCAGAACTCTCAATGGTTGTGGAGACATCGTCTGAAGTCCACCACGCTCTCTCTTGTCTTGGCCACGTTCAAAGTTAGGTGATTTCTACCGGCCCactccacaaagtcctccactacggccctgtactcctcctccGGTCCGTCCCTTATGCACCCgaccactgcagagtcatcagagaaCTTCTGCAGATGGCATAACGCAGCGTTGTACTGGAAGTCATTGGTGTAGGAGGTGAATAGGAAGGGCGACGGGACAGTTCCCTGTGGCCTGGTCACTTACTACCACATCAGACAGCACACGGCCCTGTCGGACACACTGCGGTCTGCCCGTGAGGTAGTCAGTGATCCAGGAGATGGTGGACGCGttaacccccaccccccaccaatTGCAAAGGGTCAAGTGATGATTTTAGCTGCGGCCGAAGGTGGACCAAGACCAGCCTCTCCAGCACCACATGGGATGTCAGGGCAACTGGTCGACAGTCATTGGATGTTGCTTCTACGCGTTAACGTGGCGGCCTGTGGCATATCTACCGACCCCCAAACGCTGTGATTCTGGAGTGACGCGAATTTGGGATGGTGCGGCGCGTTTGTCGCGTCGAATTTGGGGCACAGATGAAAACATTGGAAAcacaaatctgaaaaaaattGAGGATAAATGAATAGTACAGTAAGCTGTACGATACATCCTCGTACCCATAATGCGACCTGGAAAAACTAAGCAGGATATGTGCCTTTTTTACAAAATCCCATCACTGTAGTACATTATAGGGTTATAGGATAATTGAATTGTTTAAGGACACACTACTATTAAATTTGAAGTAAGTAAGTGTTATTATGTGCATGATAGGTCTCCCTCAACTATAAAATTccataaattaaacaaataattaatgcattttatgttttaataaattaCACAACTCCGGGATAGGTTGCTATGGGATGTTATTTTTCTCTTTACAAATTTATACTTCATTACGTCTTCAATGAACGTCTCCCACATTGCTAAAAATGCCACCGGGAAGAATTCCAGTCATGTCTGTGATGTGCTGCACCAGTGCTTCCTACTAGTCAAAGTCCTGTGGTTGTCCCGCCAGTTTCCGAATAACCAAAATTTTTTCTACACTTCTGTATAAATGGGGTGTTTGGCCTGTTTCAGAAATTGGATTACAATAACTGATGTTTTGCATGTCTTTGTCATTAAATGTTGCAGCTTGTATAGAGATTCAGTGTAGTAGAAGAAGTATAAAGTGAcataaaaggcaaaaactcgCTTATCAGATGTAATTGGTTACTTTTCACCAGAACATGAACAACGAGTTCCTCATAGAGCTCTCCTCTAACTGCTGGACTCAAAGTGTACCCAATTGTAATGAATGAATTACTTCTTCTATCTTCTACCAGGAAAGCATGCCCCACAGTTCTTTGATAAACACTAACCACACATCCTTTGCATGGTTGTcttacaaaaaaggttgcagtgGCACTTACATTCTACAGTGCAATAATCAATGTGAAGCAGTTGACttcaaataatttaaatcaAACCTGAGTGAGTGAGGTGCCATTTTGAACTGAATATcagacaaataataaaaaaataaaaataaaacaaaactacaaCAGGAAGCAAAAATGGTATGTATGAAGATTTGACTATGTAATCAAAATCCTGGTTTTAAGACATTGCTCAGCAGAGCCTGTCCCGTTTCatcgaaaacacacagaacaggtTTTTCCTTTCCTACCATCTTTCCATAAAGCAATGATCCGATGCAAAGCGAACATCATGCATGACAATTCGAGGGAAAGAGACGGTCTGGATTGTCATCGCTGATACTACTGCGCCCAGCAAAAAAGGGGCTTTTGGGAAACCTGATTAGCAGATAAATATTTAATCCTGATCAATTAGCGCAGACAGTCGAAAATtcaaatgtaatgatttgacGTTCTAATtcactaattatatatatatattatacatacatatacacacacagacagcaatATTTGCTCTTTACATCCAAAACACACTAACTTGTACGAAGTTTATCATAATATTTTGGTGCCCACAGCAGACGGGTGACTTTTATGTCACTCCTGTAGCCGATGCTGGTGTCCCAGCAGTACTCCGGAGAGAGCACCCTGCTCGGCTTGTGGAGCCACATGTACTTGTTGAGGTGGCTCTCGTCGTGCCACAGGGCCTCCACATTGTTCCGTTTGTCCTCCAGGATGCCCTGGTAGCAGGCGTCGGTCAGCGCTTTCACACTCTTCCACGAGCCTCCAAAGATGGCAGCGTGGTAGTAGAAATCGCCGGTTTCCATGTACGCCCGGGACTCTCGGTTGCGGTCGTAGGTAAACAGCGTCGCTGGAAGGTGGTAATAGTGGGCGTGGAGCAGAGCCACAGAATCTCCCAGGGCCTCCGAGCCGAATCTGCCGGTAAACACCTGATCCACATCGAAGCAAAAGACGTGCGTGCAGCGGTGGCGAATGTCCGACTCAATGACGTTCGATATGGTTTTCATTCGCATCATGGAGATGTCCTGCCACCTGGAGCTCCTTCCCACTTTGATGACTTTAAGGGTTCGCTGGGAAGCGAGCTCGACGTCTGGCACCTTCTCTGGCACGTCGGTGAATACGTAATATGTCACGGGCAAACCCGGCATAAAGTGCTGCTCTGAGGAGTTCAGGAAGGTCCCGAGGTAGGCATCCAGGTACCTTAGATGGGAGGGGAGACGAGGACAAGGTCATGTTCACATCCTGCATAGTTGACCCCGATTAATGGGGCCAAACAGCAGTTGATGACACCAGTTTGACCGTTATTACAGAAAACAAACCTGCCCACAGCAAACACTGTCAGAGCCACGGACGATCCTTCCATCTTGTGCTTCTGGTCATAAAGGTCAGGGTCAAACATTCCTTCCCAAATGACAGGCGCCTTCCAAGATGTACATGTCTGCACGTCACGTCTGGACCTGCAAAACAGGGTGGGATCGGATTCTTTCAAACCCACAGCTTCTACACACATTCCTTCACATGGCGTTTCCTTACAAGTCTTTACCGACACGCAAGTACATTAAAGTAAACAAAACAGGTAGGTAGAACacgaagaacaaaaaaaacaaaaaataactttgGCTACTgactttttgaatatttaaataatttcatTACGGTTGAGAGAATTCACAGCTTAATTATATGGATAATGCCAGTGTATTGTTGTTATGTTTCAAGAATTCTGTGATAATATCATTCCTAGACTTAAACTTAAAAACTATTTCACGGATTGCTTTCTTTAACACTGAATATTCAGTACACTGTACCATCTTCAGTTATTATATTACACTATTACTCATTTACAAAAGACAGAAATCCAAAGGGGACAAGTCCAAAACCTAGAAACATTCACTGTTCTTTAGTATAGCATAAATGAACCGTTCAATAGTAACCAAGAAAGCTGCCGATTGTGTAGATTATATCTACTAAACATCAGTTTTTTTCCTGCCTCATGACAATCTGTGCAGACGAAATGTAACTTCTTTATGGACTTACCCGAGGTCCAAGCTGGCGTCCACGACGTTGTCAAGAATCAGCATCTCTGCACTTttcaaagtgcatttgtccaTAGGTATGAAACCTATCAACGTTctggtacaaaaaaaacaaaatgatcgCCATTTCAATTTTGTTGCGTTGTCATTTATGCATAATAATGTATCGAGTGCATTATTGGGTTGGAATATGAATATAGACTCACCTCACAGATGGACATATCAAGTAGTAAACACTGAGCGGGATGAGAGGTATGCAGagcacatatttaaaaaaaaccttcatctTCTGAACAGGTCtacaggaagaaaagaaaaccacaaagcCAGATCAATTACGGAGGTGAAATATTCTacatgttgatttaaaaaaaaaagaagaagtaaatACCCGATGGTAGAAAATCGCTGCATTGAACGAAATGTAGAAGAATCAGCAAGGAACCATTTTGATAATGAATTATTAGCACGCTAAAGCCGTTGACCACCCCTCACTTTTGTAGGACATTTTAAATACCAAATGATCAATATATAATCCGAGCTGTGTCTATTTACACATATATACTATAATGGCATTATTATAATTAGGTCGAACGAGTTGATTGTATGCTTTGTCTTTTACCGGAAGtacaatgcaacaatactattCTAACCTTCGCATAAAGCCTGCGGTTATTAGAAATGTGCCCAACAAATCATCCAACTCAAgttaaaaaaggggaaatgcGTTCGAGCAATCAAACATATATTATCCACTGAACAAACATTTTCCATTACGCTCCTACTGGCAAAGTTCTGTAACTTACCCGAGTCGCCCGCAAACATACATCAgatgtccaaaaaaaaaagggtagtCAGGTGAAAATTCTCTATCTGGATGTTACTGCGTAACAGTAAAGAAAGAGGAAGACAAAAAGCAGTGGCTCGCTCCGCTCTTCACCGGGCCGCCGTGCAGGTGCGTCTCCCTGCGGCGTCTTTTTTGTTTAGTCTTTGAGGAAGTGTGGGAAAGGGGTttcgcgcgtgtgcgtgtgtgtgtgtgtgtgtgtgagggttttaGTTCCGAGTGTAAAACGACCTCTCATCCTGTAAGACGTTCAAATTAGCGAGTAAAATGCTGAgtcataaaaaaatgtttcacacaTTTTCCAATTTACCATCAAATGGAAATGTattatgtattttctttgttagcTGCTATACTTTGATATACTGAGGGTCTGAAGTTCAGCTCTCCTGTTTTTCCAGTCTCCCGGCTGCCTGCTTTTGGTTTAAGGTACTTCAGGTCAGCAATGACActccttttgggggaaatcCTGGAGGGGTTCTACATCTTTGGGCATTGAAGAACTGAGAAGATAAAAGAGTAAATATTTCTACAACTAAAAGAGATCTGAAACTTGCAGAGCTTAACAATgctttgtgtgtgcatttttgttTATGTTAAATTGTTATGAAAAAAGTAACACATAACTAACACTGTGAATGTACTGAAATATTGTTTACAAGTATCACAATAGGTGAAAAAAACTCCTCTATCCCCAAATTCACCTATTTGAGGGAACAGAAACTTTACGCCAGTTACTAACGAACCTGTTTTCAAGTTATGGGCAGACGGGAGCATTGGAAAGATTTCAGACTTGTATGATGCGAAACCCATACTCGTTTAAGTTTTAATGGAATCAAGCAAAAGTTTAGAATAGccacaaagattttttttaaagcatcttCAGATAAGAAGCTTCATAACAAAGACACAGAACTCTTTAACACTCCCGCCTCTAAATTCTTTAGAAAAGATTGCTCTAAATCTAAACTAATTTAAACTTCTCCAGTATAAATGGGTGATGAGAACACACATCACTCCAGAGTTACGACACCGCATGTACCCCAATACATGCTTGTGTTAAATGTGGTAAACATAAAGGTACAGTAGGTAAAACTCTGTCTTTTCCGGTGTTTCCCAGCAAATTGTACTCTGAacaatagcaaaaaaaaaagatggtgatACTTTTGTGCTTGAAGCTAAATATGAAATTGCAGTGTCTTGGAAATCTGTTCACAGACCGAGCAAACAGCTTTTTAACTTATTCTGCAATACAATCACTTTCCAATCAAAGAACACGTAGCGCTTTTCACCATAACTGGTAACTATagtcatttattattaaaaaaaaacaggttgacAGTCAATATAgtttatttacagtatatatCATGCTATGAAATAAAGGCAAATGTAAAATTATATAACAACATTGTGGAAGGTTGTAACAAATTAAGGCTTAAACCGATGTCGACATCATCATTGATAAAACAATGGgaaaatgagtatttaaaaaaatgtgaggCTTCAGTTGCACATTATGGCTGAAAACCAAAAAGAGGGACCTCATTATTTAAGTTGCTGTGAAAGTAATACCTGTCTGTAACATTTCAGTCTTTGCACTGCATTTTATTTGCTCACTCAAAGTGGACCATGAAAAAGCACTGCTCtgattcatttttatattaacaCAATAATAATCAATATTGGGACTAGTCTGACATGAATAAATCATCTTATTTTAGGGTTTTTTGACttttataaaaaacattttcaatttacTCCAAGCAGAAGCTCTCGCATTAATCTCATCAAATTCAAGTTTCAAGTTTGTGTAATTCTTTTGAACCTTTAtacaatgtttttgtgtttcaggagacCTTCAGCCCCGATTCAATTTGAACAAAAGAAACTGGGTAtaagagcttctttttttataacattgcaaaacaaatgtaaaataaaatatatctatTCTTCTAATTGTCAGATGCATGTCATGGTTGCATTGGCGCTGCGATCAAAaataatgtaatgaaatgttaTGGCCGTGTGATTGGTGAAACATTGCAAACACTGACTGAACAAGTGGCAAGATATACATGAATAAGGATTATATAAGAATTCTCCTTTATGCTCACTTGGCCACTCGGCTAACGGAAGACTCTTTTtgatgcaaatacatttttctttgcaaATACTTGGGGAAAGAAAGTAATGGAACATATagaaaaagacaatattttaaagtaatcttgttaacacacaaaaagcataaaaacattttccacgTACTGTAGCTGCCTGGAgcaatactcttttttttcccacctgtGTTGTCACAtagaaaaagacatttttaggcCTGTCATTTCCTGGCCTGAAAGTGCTGAGAAGTCATCTTTGGATGTCCCCGATAATACTATCTGGTCAgcaagaaaggaaaggaggataCACTCATTAAAAGAGCACCTCTTCACAAGAAACTTGTACAATCTGGCACATCTTTGGAAGCCGTTAATCGGTTCTAAGTCCGTGAGAGGAGCGCAGATATCACGGTGAACGTCTCTGATGGGAGGGCGAGAGACGGCGCGAGGAGCTCAGATGAGGGAGATGCGTATAGGGATGGCTGGAGACTCTGTCCTGTGCTGGGGGGAGTGATGGGACACCACGTGTTCCATCATTGTGTGTTTGGACATGTGTTTTATGAGGTACGTCTCCtggaagaacaaaaaacacaaagacaaacacgttGTTGACATCGCCGATGCAGTCTGCTCAAGATTTGAAAATGTCaccttggatttttt
The Gasterosteus aculeatus chromosome 17, fGasAcu3.hap1.1, whole genome shotgun sequence DNA segment above includes these coding regions:
- the LOC120835170 gene encoding alpha-1,3-galactosyltransferase 2 — encoded protein: MYVCGRLGPVQKMKVFFKYVLCIPLIPLSVYYLICPSVRTLIGFIPMDKCTLKSAEMLILDNVVDASLDLGSRRDVQTCTSWKAPVIWEGMFDPDLYDQKHKMEGSSVALTVFAVGRYLDAYLGTFLNSSEQHFMPGLPVTYYVFTDVPEKVPDVELASQRTLKVIKVGRSSRWQDISMMRMKTISNVIESDIRHRCTHVFCFDVDQVFTGRFGSEALGDSVALLHAHYYHLPATLFTYDRNRESRAYMETGDFYYHAAIFGGSWKSVKALTDACYQGILEDKRNNVEALWHDESHLNKYMWLHKPSRVLSPEYCWDTSIGYRSDIKVTRLLWAPKYYDKLRTS